Genomic window (Helicoverpa zea isolate HzStark_Cry1AcR chromosome 9, ilHelZeax1.1, whole genome shotgun sequence):
GTGGCAAGCCACAATAATCCGAACTACTACTTCTACCAGTGTTGTCAGTAAACAAATCGAAAAATGGATAAAagtatggaattattgttgtcAAAACTGGATGAGAAATTGAACCAACAAACCAAAATCATAACAGTGTCAGTGACGCAGAATGTTATGGAAGCACTAGATGAgagattaaaaattataacggaggaaaatacaatgcttaaagaaaaaataacaatattagagCAGAAACTTAAGGGGATGGAAAgggaaaaaagaaaatacaactTAGTATTTTTTGGCATTACAGAAATCGAAAAATCAGAAGCGGAACTTGTAGACCATGTCAAAGATATAATTCAAGAATCAGGCACCCATCTAAATAGCCAGGAAATTAGCAATATTTATAGAATTGGTAAGGATAAAAATGTCAAGAACCGCCCTATCGTACTTTCCATCACATCTCTATGGAAAAAACActtgattttgaaaaacaagTCAAAGCTGCCACCAGGTGTATATGTAAAAGAAGACTACTCAAAGGAAATATTGGAAAAGCGGAAGCAACTACAGGTACAAGTGGAagaggaaagaaagaaaggaaaTATAGCCTTTTTAAGAcatgacaaaataataataaaaggatCAATGGCAGTAAACAGAGACAAAAGGAAAAGAGAAGAACACGACTCACCTAATTCAACATCTCAGAAGAAAATAGACTTAAAAAGCAACCTGTCAAGCAAACCAGCTAGTACACCTGCTAAGGGAAAAGAAATCCTAAAACCCAACATACTTAACTACGTGGAACGAAACCGATCTGCCTCACTGACAGAGATCCCAAAAAACCAATAATGACCACCGGCACCCGGAACCAagctaaaataacaaataccAAAACTACATATACACAAACTGAAAAATACACCCCAAGCCGGTTGGTCACCGTGGGGAAAGAAGACCACTACCCTCCagcaaataaagtaaataaagtatCCAAAGAAAAACCAAATAATATCTATATAGCCACCCTAAACGCACTTTCATTAAGGACAGCAGAAAAACTCTCCGAACTAGAAATAGCTTTGAGTGAAATCAAATGGGATATTCTTGGTATTAGCGAAGTGAGACGAATAGGAAATCATATTGAAGAACATAACGACTACATCCTGTACTACATCGGGGAAACAAAGGGCCAATATGGAGTTGGATTTATGGTGAAAAAACATCTAAAGAAACAAATCTCAGAATTTAGAGGCATATCTGAAAGAATAGCAGTACTAAACATACAATTACAAGGCTACAGAAACCAGTGGACTATAGTCCAAATATATGCGCCAACAGAAGCAGCAGACGAAACAGTAAAAGATGAATTCTACTACCAACTTTCAACTACACTAGAGACTGCCCATAAGAATATTATTGTCATGGGAGACTTCAATGGTAAAATAGGCAAACGGCAACATGGTGAAGACTCAGTAGTGGGAAACTACGGCATAGGTAAAAGAAGCAAGAACGGGAAAAGACTCGTGAATATGGCCCtggaaaataatttaaccatACTAAATAGCGTTTACAAGAAAAGACATGCCAGGAAGTGGACCTGGATGTCGCCCGATGGGACCTACCGTAACGAAATAGACTTCATAACCAGTAATCGACCCGATTCCTTTAAAGACACTAgcgtaataaataactttaacttcAATAGTAACCATCGCATGGTCAGAGCTATATTATCTGACaaacaacaaaagaaacaaaGGAAACACTTCCATCATAGGAAAAATGAGTGGACAGCCGATATAACGCCTCAAAACATCACGACACCCAAAGGAAAAGATAAAACACAAGAAATTTACAACAGAGAAATAAACAATATGTACTACAGAAAAACAACCAAGACAAAGATAAACGAATGTACACTAAGCTCTAAAACCAAGGATCTCattcaaaaaagaaaagaacTACTTATAAACAGGAAAAGTAAAGCAACATTAACGGAAATTACTGAACTGAGCAAAGAAATAGGTCGCAATTTAAAACAAGACAAGTTGAATAAAAGAATCAAATGCATCCAAAATCACATAACCAAAACTGGGGGTATTAATAAAGCACTCAAAGAATTAAGAGAAGTGACGTCATGggtcccaaaactaaaaaacaaaaacaacaaggAAGAAACAAGAAGACAGCCAATTTTAAAGATAGCGACAGACTATTACCGAGAACTATACTCCACCAGAAACACCTTAAAATTCAACGTAAACCTCGTTGATGAAACGGAAGACATCCCTCCGATTCTCGAAAGAGAAGTCCAACATGCGATTGAAACTCAGAAAAATGATAAAGCACCCGGACCTGATCATATAACTAATGAGATGATGAAAGCAACATTGTCAGAAACAACACCAAAACTAACCAACTTGTTTAATCTTATCCTAAATACGGAATATATACCTTCGCAATGGACATTAAGCTCTATAATACTCATCTACAAGAAAGGAGACAGATTGGACATGGGAAATTATCGGCCAATAAGTCTCATGTCAAACTTATACAAGGTGTTCtcgaaaataatactaaaacgcATCACTACGAAACTAGATGAACAACAGCCAAGAGAACAAGCTGGATTTCGATCGGGGTTTGCAACTATAGACCATATACATGTTGTAAATCAGCTTATTGAAAAATGTCAGGAATATAATTATCCGGTATACATGGCGTTTGTGGACTATATGAAAGCATTCGACTGCCTAGAACATCATTTCATTTGGGAAGCCCTGAAAAACCAAGGAATAGAAAGCAAATATATAaggttaataaaaaatgtatatgcAAACAGCAAAGCACGAATAAAATTGGAAACAGAAGGAGAAATATTCTCCATACACAGAGGAGTGAGGCAGGGAGATCCACTCTCTCCAAAACTTTTCTCCGCCGTGTTGGAAGAAGTCATCAGGAAGATGGAATGGGATAACTTAGGGATTAACATAAATGGAACACGTTTGAATCATTTGAGATTCGCGGACGATATTATACTTATATCAGATAATGCAGAGTGCCTTAACAACATGCTCCAAGATTTGGCAAATGAGAGCAAAAAGGTGGgcctaataatgaacaaaacaaaaactaaaataataacaaatagatCACAAAGAAGTATCTTTATAGATCAGGAAGAAATAGAATATGTAAATTCCTATATATATCTCGGCCAACTTATTGCTTTCAACAACCATATGGATGCAGAAATAGAAAGGCGGGTAGCCAATGCCTGGAAACGGTTCTGGTCTCTCAAGGAAGTgctaaaaagtaaacaatatactACTGCAATGAAAAGGAAAGTATACAACACATGCATATTACCCATCCTCACTTATGGTTGCCAGACCTGGGCCAACACAcagaaacaaaaccaaaaactgaCCACGTGCCAGAGAGCTATGGAGAGGAGTATGCTGGGCTACACCATAAAGGACAGAAAGAGAGCTATAGATCTAAGACAAATCACGAGACTAGAAGATGTTGtagtcaaaactaaaaaacttaaGTGGAGATGGGCAGGCCACATGATGAGAGAGAGTAGGAATAAATGGACAAAAGATATTACCGAATGGAATCCtagatttcaaacaaaaaggaAACGAGGAAGGCAAAGAAAACGTTGGTCTGATGACATAAGAAAGAATGCAGGTACACTATGGCATAGATTAACTTACACAAGAGTAAAATGGAAAGAGCTGGAGGAGGCCTATGTGTCACAAGGACACGCTGACACCAAACCAGAAAGGAGAAATTAAGAATAGTAATAGGATTaggaaataaatacttacaatgtAAATACATCTAGTTGCATGCTAAAACTTAATAGTGAATTGTACACATTTATTGTACACATTTATGTTGGCAATAAAGGCTTAATGAATGATTTATTGCTGTATAACAGTTACTCAATGTCAGCTGGCTTGAAAATGTTAGCTGCTCTTATGTTTACAATTCTTTAGGTGATAAATTCAACAAAAagtattgtaataaaatgtcAATAACAGATTAGACATTTATCAGTTTATCTGTCTATAATTAATCTGTTCtttgaaacaataataaataaaaaaaacatttgtaggtataaacattcaaaataaaaacaaccttCTTTTGGGGAATTCAGTTTATCAAAATCTTAACGAAAGAGGTTCAAACTTCAATCTTTATTAGGGAAATAacctaaaactttaattttgcCTGTTGTTGAACTCATTTCCATAATGTTATGCAAGAGATAATGTAGGGTTGCCTGACAACATTTTGATCATTATCATGtacaaaaaaatgcaaaagtattatatatttaattttaagtcagTGTTGTTTGATGTTATTTTGCTGACTTTACATAATTCACTAAGCACATTAATTTCCTACACCAGAAACTAAGGAAAAAGTAATGCCAAGAGAAAACTCAACATCAGATTCAGAAGAAAATTCAGCAATCAAGGACTCTGATCAGCAGAGTGTTGGAGATACAGACAACCAGGTGAGTTCTGATGGCCGGTCTTCACACACCATTTACACATTGGTCGGCCACTACTGCCAAGATTATATGACATAGATTCTTAACTGGAATACAAAGGACCTTACAATGATATAGTTGTTAAAAT
Coding sequences:
- the LOC124633578 gene encoding uncharacterized protein LOC124633578 isoform X1; translated protein: MTTGTRNQAKITNTKTTYTQTEKYTPSRLVTVGKEDHYPPANKVNKVSKEKPNNIYIATLNALSLRTAEKLSELEIALSEIKWDILGISEVRRIGNHIEEHNDYILYYIGETKGQYGVGFMVKKHLKKQISEFRGISERIAVLNIQLQGYRNQWTIVQIYAPTEAADETVKDEFYYQLSTTLETAHKNIIVMGDFNGKIGKRQHGEDSVVGNYGIGKRSKNGKRLVNMALENNLTILNSVYKKRHARKWTWMSPDGTYRNEIDFITSNRPDSFKDTSVINNFNFNSNHRMVRAILSDKQQKKQRKHFHHRKNEWTADITPQNITTPKGKDKTQEIYNREINNMYYRKTTKTKINECTLSSKTKDLIQKRKELLINRKSKATLTEITELSKEIGRNLKQDKLNKRIKCIQNHITKTGGINKALKELREVTSWVPKLKNKNNKEETRRQPILKIATDYYRELYSTRNTLKFNVNLVDETEDIPPILEREVQHAIETQKNDKAPGPDHITNEMMKATLSETTPKLTNLFNLILNTEYIPSQWTLSSIILIYKKGDRLDMGNYRPISLMSNLYKVFSKIILKRITTKLDEQQPREQAGFRSGFATIDHIHVVNQLIEKCQEYNYPVYMAFVDYMKAFDCLEHHFIWEALKNQGIESKYIRLIKNVYANSKARIKLETEGEIFSIHRGVRQGDPLSPKLFSAVLEEVIRKMEWDNLGININGTRLNHLRFADDIILISDNAECLNNMLQDLANESKKVGLIMNKTKTKIITNRSQRSIFIDQEEIEYVNSYIYLGQLIAFNNHMDAEIERRVANAWKRFWSLKEVLKSKQYTTAMKRKVYNTCILPILTYGCQTWANTQKQNQKLTTCQRAMERSMLGYTIKDRKRAIDLRQITRLEDVVVKTKKLKWRWAGHMMRESRNKWTKDITEWNPRFQTKRKRGRQRKRWSDDIRKNAETKEKVMPRENSTSDSEENSAIKDSDQQSVGDTDNQPTTIDAEDHVSSLDSSIQNLSEMTQPLTAKPNERDPSLPVDNKNYSDSSDDTHKNLVLGNESAEVRRDYLNDSMMEVESGVEALEDTIDGYGEIHNVDPLVSSGKPMDTDPLPPPLSSANFGSPPSKNNIQSPQLSTKPSYFFNFSMYFLTFLIFISYVLCPNSNVWNGFVLGLWFFCFTSNLKSWLLDTYFSELDPKSSNLLQLKRSSAMPATYTIPSVKEHRPIKKYEGWINHYRFPDYDPSSYHINKTTTAFMKLEGCNLRISYTSTKIPKRELWDEKLDKVAFYQHRLYNLTGARVILLPKGLVKRRQWSKKYPICIILNEKEKIQVLEKETSVSDKKAAEVPSEKKKEQHQHEETETNTSPEKRRKFVWRRREKSSSHSDGETGKEGLRHRLVRKMHRDKKTDSVSTATEPVETQSQSHVRTERALMSEDSFHDHEIELTSKSVTSTKDENDEELDDTELSKIKDFLEETEMEIAADGTGEGEWSVHVKNSRDKHSHLYLFTRTGRDKHEWYRRLVIAINEGNAASAENSCAEDKTASDESKESKDNIELAVYKLTEKETVAFAKSSSKTIDSLTDGGGVTITSISQPMPSDTDYEKTFWPYLLKIIQQNKNSTSECSCRMLPAEVTWVNTVLARIMYDLMRDPVMISRLQNRIQRKLHTLKLPSFMSPLLVTSLSLAGACPLVERVLAPALDARGVWLDADLRYDGGAYIAILTQINLLKLKEKNMTLEDQLLAASEGLDCDIQTSSSAAAYSDQSLRMRKPAIYDSDVEDSAESSSDDESPPVQPVDSNETLAPSETASLSNAEGTSSKKKFLRMVDKIATNKYFQQVTDYKYVKRAMEGLSNTDIKLHLEVHALEGRLAVNLPPPPHDRVWIGFRTNPQLILKARPAVGARTLRFAHITNWIEQKLSKEFEKVLVLPNMEDIIVDVMTPTPVQFE
- the LOC124633578 gene encoding uncharacterized protein LOC124633578 isoform X2, which gives rise to MTTGTRNQAKITNTKTTYTQTEKYTPSRLVTVGKEDHYPPANKVNKVSKEKPNNIYIATLNALSLRTAEKLSELEIALSEIKWDILGISEVRRIGNHIEEHNDYILYYIGETKGQYGVGFMVKKHLKKQISEFRGISERIAVLNIQLQGYRNQWTIVQIYAPTEAADETVKDEFYYQLSTTLETAHKNIIVMGDFNGKIGKRQHGEDSVVGNYGIGKRSKNGKRLVNMALENNLTILNSVYKKRHARKWTWMSPDGTYRNEIDFITSNRPDSFKDTSVINNFNFNSNHRMVRAILSDKQQKKQRKHFHHRKNEWTADITPQNITTPKGKDKTQEIYNREINNMYYRKTTKTKINECTLSSKTKDLIQKRKELLINRKSKATLTEITELSKEIGRNLKQDKLNKRIKCIQNHITKTGGINKALKELREVTSWVPKLKNKNNKEETRRQPILKIATDYYRELYSTRNTLKFNVNLVDETEDIPPILEREVQHAIETQKNDKAPGPDHITNEMMKATLSETTPKLTNLFNLILNTEYIPSQWTLSSIILIYKKGDRLDMGNYRPISLMSNLYKVFSKIILKRITTKLDEQQPREQAGFRSGFATIDHIHVVNQLIEKCQEYNYPVYMAFVDYMKAFDCLEHHFIWEALKNQGIESKYIRLIKNVYANSKARIKLETEGEIFSIHRGVRQGDPLSPKLFSAVLEEVIRKMEWDNLGININGTRLNHLRFADDIILISDNAECLNNMLQDLANESKKVGLIMNKTKTKIITNRSQRSIFIDQEEIEYVNSYIYLGQLIAFNNHMDAEIERRVANAWKRFWSLKEVLKSKQYTTAMKRKVYNTCILPILTYGCQTWANTQKQNQKLTTCQRAMERSMLGYTIKDRKRAIDLRQITRLEDVVVKTKKLKWRWAGHMMRESRNKWTKDITEWNPRFQTKRKRGRQRKRWSDDIRKNAETKEKVMPRENSTSDSEENSAIKDSDQQSVGDTDNQPTTIDAEDHVSSLDSSIQNLSEMTQPLTAKPNERDPSLPVDNKNYSDSSDDTHKNLVLGNESAEVRRDYLNDSMMEVESGVEALEDTIDGYGEIHNVDPLVSSGKPMDTDPLPPPLSSANFGSPPSKNNIQSPQLSTKPSYFFNFSMYFLTFLIFISYVLCPNSNVWNGFVLGLWFFCFTSNLKSWLLDTYFSELDPKSSNLLQLKRSSAMPATYTIPSVKEHRPIKKYEGWINHYRFPDYDPSSYHINKTTTAFMKLEGCNLRISYTSTKIPKRELWDEKLDKVAFYQHRLYNLTGARVILLPKGLVKRRQWSKKYPICIILNEKEKIQVLEKETSVSDKKAAEVPSEKKKEQHQHEETETNTSPEKRRKFVWRRREKSSHSDGETGKEGLRHRLVRKMHRDKKTDSVSTATEPVETQSQSHVRTERALMSEDSFHDHEIELTSKSVTSTKDENDEELDDTELSKIKDFLEETEMEIAADGTGEGEWSVHVKNSRDKHSHLYLFTRTGRDKHEWYRRLVIAINEGNAASAENSCAEDKTASDESKESKDNIELAVYKLTEKETVAFAKSSSKTIDSLTDGGGVTITSISQPMPSDTDYEKTFWPYLLKIIQQNKNSTSECSCRMLPAEVTWVNTVLARIMYDLMRDPVMISRLQNRIQRKLHTLKLPSFMSPLLVTSLSLAGACPLVERVLAPALDARGVWLDADLRYDGGAYIAILTQINLLKLKEKNMTLEDQLLAASEGLDCDIQTSSSAAAYSDQSLRMRKPAIYDSDVEDSAESSSDDESPPVQPVDSNETLAPSETASLSNAEGTSSKKKFLRMVDKIATNKYFQQVTDYKYVKRAMEGLSNTDIKLHLEVHALEGRLAVNLPPPPHDRVWIGFRTNPQLILKARPAVGARTLRFAHITNWIEQKLSKEFEKVLVLPNMEDIIVDVMTPTPVQFE
- the LOC124633578 gene encoding uncharacterized protein LOC124633578 isoform X3 translates to MTTGTRNQAKITNTKTTYTQTEKYTPSRLVTVGKEDHYPPANKVNKVSKEKPNNIYIATLNALSLRTAEKLSELEIALSEIKWDILGISEVRRIGNHIEEHNDYILYYIGETKGQYGVGFMVKKHLKKQISEFRGISERIAVLNIQLQGYRNQWTIVQIYAPTEAADETVKDEFYYQLSTTLETAHKNIIVMGDFNGKIGKRQHGEDSVVGNYGIGKRSKNGKRLVNMALENNLTILNSVYKKRHARKWTWMSPDGTYRNEIDFITSNRPDSFKDTSVINNFNFNSNHRMVRAILSDKQQKKQRKHFHHRKNEWTADITPQNITTPKGKDKTQEIYNREINNMYYRKTTKTKINECTLSSKTKDLIQKRKELLINRKSKATLTEITELSKEIGRNLKQDKLNKRIKCIQNHITKTGGINKALKELREVTSWVPKLKNKNNKEETRRQPILKIATDYYRELYSTRNTLKFNVNLVDETEDIPPILEREVQHAIETQKNDKAPGPDHITNEMMKATLSETTPKLTNLFNLILNTEYIPSQWTLSSIILIYKKGDRLDMGNYRPISLMSNLYKVFSKIILKRITTKLDEQQPREQAGFRSGFATIDHIHVVNQLIEKCQEYNYPVYMAFVDYMKAFDCLEHHFIWEALKNQGIESKYIRLIKNVYANSKARIKLETEGEIFSIHRGVRQGDPLSPKLFSAVLEEVIRKMEWDNLGININGTRLNHLRFADDIILISDNAECLNNMLQDLANESKKVGLIMNKTKTKIITNRSQRSIFIDQEEIEYVNSYIYLGQLIAFNNHMDAEIERRVANAWKRFWSLKEVLKSKQYTTAMKRKVYNTCILPILTYGCQTWANTQKQNQKLTTCQRAMERSMLGYTIKDRKRAIDLRQITRLEDVVVKTKKLKWRWAGHMMRESRNKWTKDITEWNPRFQTKRKRGRQRKRWSDDIRKNAETKEKVMPRENSTSDSEENSAIKDSDQQSVGDTDNQVSSLDSSIQNLSEMTQPLTAKPNERDPSLPVDNKNYSDSSDDTHKNLVLGNESAEVRRDYLNDSMMEVESGVEALEDTIDGYGEIHNVDPLVSSGKPMDTDPLPPPLSSANFGSPPSKNNIQSPQLSTKPSYFFNFSMYFLTFLIFISYVLCPNSNVWNGFVLGLWFFCFTSNLKSWLLDTYFSELDPKSSNLLQLKRSSAMPATYTIPSVKEHRPIKKYEGWINHYRFPDYDPSSYHINKTTTAFMKLEGCNLRISYTSTKIPKRELWDEKLDKVAFYQHRLYNLTGARVILLPKGLVKRRQWSKKYPICIILNEKEKIQVLEKETSVSDKKAAEVPSEKKKEQHQHEETETNTSPEKRRKFVWRRREKSSSHSDGETGKEGLRHRLVRKMHRDKKTDSVSTATEPVETQSQSHVRTERALMSEDSFHDHEIELTSKSVTSTKDENDEELDDTELSKIKDFLEETEMEIAADGTGEGEWSVHVKNSRDKHSHLYLFTRTGRDKHEWYRRLVIAINEGNAASAENSCAEDKTASDESKESKDNIELAVYKLTEKETVAFAKSSSKTIDSLTDGGGVTITSISQPMPSDTDYEKTFWPYLLKIIQQNKNSTSECSCRMLPAEVTWVNTVLARIMYDLMRDPVMISRLQNRIQRKLHTLKLPSFMSPLLVTSLSLAGACPLVERVLAPALDARGVWLDADLRYDGGAYIAILTQINLLKLKEKNMTLEDQLLAASEGLDCDIQTSSSAAAYSDQSLRMRKPAIYDSDVEDSAESSSDDESPPVQPVDSNETLAPSETASLSNAEGTSSKKKFLRMVDKIATNKYFQQVTDYKYVKRAMEGLSNTDIKLHLEVHALEGRLAVNLPPPPHDRVWIGFRTNPQLILKARPAVGARTLRFAHITNWIEQKLSKEFEKVLVLPNMEDIIVDVMTPTPVQFE